In Ipomoea triloba cultivar NCNSP0323 chromosome 7, ASM357664v1, a single genomic region encodes these proteins:
- the LOC116024966 gene encoding zinc finger protein ZAT8-like produces the protein MTLKRSREEVAAEAEALAMANCLELLSRPAGATAAGEKTPPSGWEFECKTCQKKFKSFQALGGHRASHKRPKHLEHNNNVNIKKRHECPVCGLEFGLGQALGGHMRKHRADQSHSDDKKSPDLLTVTTLKNEEHSAEIKKKNEVLIDLNFTLLENDSIVHRRFVPTTLDLFV, from the coding sequence ATGACTCTGAAGAGAAGTAGAGAAGAAGTAGCAGCGGAGGCGGAGGCGCTGGCCATGGCCAATTGTCTGGAGTTGCTGTCCCGTCCGGCAGGCGCCACCGCCGCCGGCGAGAAAACGCCGCCGTCAGGATGGGAATTCGAGTGCAAGACCTGCCAAAAGAAGTTCAAGTCTTTCCAGGCTCTAGGTGGCCACCGGGCCAGCCACAAGCGCCCCAAACATCTTGAACACAACAATAATGTGAATATCAAGAAACGACACGAATGTCCGGTCTGCGGCTTGGAATTTGGCCTCGGCCAGGCCTTGGGCGGTCACATGAGAAAACACCGCGCCGACCAATCACATAGTGACGACAAGAAATCCCCAGATTTGTTAACAGTGACGACCCTCAAGAACGAGGAGCACAGCGCTGAGATTAAGAAGAAGAATGAGGTTTTGATTGACTTGAATTTTACGCTTCTAGAGAATGATTCTATTGTACATAGGAGATTTGTTCCTACAACTTTggatttgtttgtttaa